Part of the Triticum urartu cultivar G1812 chromosome 2, Tu2.1, whole genome shotgun sequence genome, gaaatcgggattttaccggagtaccgggaggttaccggaaccccccgggagccatatgggccttagtgggctttagtggaaaggtgaaaggggcagcccaaggtgggctgcgcgcctcccccctccccaagtcctattaggacaaggagaggtggccggccccctctctctctctttccctttggggaatcctattccaaataggattgggggggagtcctactcccggtaggagtaggactcctcctgcgccctcctcctggccggccgccgcctcccacttggctcctttatatacgggggcagggggggcacctctagacacacaagttgatcattgagatcgttccttagccgtgtgcggtgccccctgccaccatattccacctcgatcatatcgttgtagtgcttaggcgaagccctgcgtcggtagaacatcaagatcgtcaccacgccatcgtgctgacggaactcctccccgaagctttgctggatcggaccccggggatcatcatcgagctgtacgtgtgctaagaactcggaggtgccggagtaacggtgcttggatcggtcggatcgggaagacgtacgactacttcctctacgttgcgtcaacgcttccgcactcggtctgcgtgggtacgtagacaacactctcccatctcgttgctatgaatcaccatgatcttgcgtgtgcgtaggaaattttttgaaattactacgaaacccaacaccgccggcattgacgttgtcgcccatgtcgtcgaggacgaggttgccgaggtcggggaagaagtcgtcgttcgcgaagtcgtcgttgccagcagtcgcgcgagtgcgcgaGGACGAGGTTGCCAAgtgcacgccggaaggagggatggagaagacttgcttggcggcgcaatgatttggaacggtggtgagaaaccatacgaagcggcggcggctagggtagacgtatgcctgactatatagtgcggaccgggtaggtcgtgggagtaaaccccacgtccgagtcgtcacgatccaaaagaatcggaaacggttcagtaattaacgcgttcgttaattattaattaatgaatCATTAATTTTCCCATGCACCAAAAATATAAACAatgtgcatagctctgtcctcggctcaatcccgcaacccgcggcgcgtcgtgacgaggcgtggcgtggcgtggcgaggcaagcgaggaggaggagcgcacgtgtaggtctcctcttctcatgctcatacaagtggtagaagagctcaccttataaagagatGCAACTCTCTTTCAACTTctggggtgggactaaactttagcctcactcactccactcacatgtgtgcatgaatgggccaagagaatttcagaattttagttgggctttgagccaaaggcctactagcaaaattccaacaatcccccacaaagtctcattggcacatctcatcatttagttccaaaacattgttttatatatcggtgcttagtggagactgtaaagttgaacttccacttagaaatttatgctacactagatcacaacctgaatagtggactatgccttgaactacaagttttctgtgaaactagtttcacacaaattcttgaccgatactgggctgctgcaaggcttccccgcgggtggagcgtatacgtcatactccagggcctttcatgaatttattagagaacacccaattctcacagactgcgacgttaacagtcagattcatataggtgtgttcctcagaagatgttctgcaggacaacatctctgcttacccgaataagccacttggaacacattaagataagtatcaacctgccatgcagatcaggagagtattgcatcttcacggagtgggataattaatatagggatactctcctcccagctgaccaacagcttgtctcccacttctacttcacgggatctccgatcacatagagtgggttaccactatggacaactcatgcggtgggtctcaaacccatctccatcgatgcattatctatcacattacgtgatagaccctttgtgaagggacctgccaagtttttcgacgtttggatataatccaacgtaataactccggagttcctcaattttctgacagattttagtctcctcttcacatgccttgaggacttcatattgtccttagaactgtttatcttgacgatcacagtttgattatcacagttcatcaggatagggggtattggtttttcaaccataggtaagtccatcaagagttcacgaagccactctgcttcaacagtggcagtgtctaatgctgtgagttctgcttccatagttgacctcgttaagatggtctgcttgcaagacttccaggaaacagcgccaccaccaagtgtaaaaacataaccacttgtggccttaatctcatcagcatcagatatccagtttgagtcactataaccctctagtgcccttggatacccggtgtagtgaatcccatagctcgcggtgcctttcaaatagcgcataactctctcaagcgcatgccaatgatcatctcccgATTTTGACGcaaaccgactcagcttgctcacagcagaagagatgtcaggcctcgtggcactcgccaaatacataagcgagccaataatctgagaatacctcagttgatctctagcaatccgtcgattctttcgaagcaacacactagcatcatatggagttggagaaggcgtgcagtcgctatacccaaaatgactcaagaccttttccacataatgagactgaagcagtgtgatcccaccattctcatctctcaacagcttgatgtttaagataacatcagctactcctagatccttcatctcaaaacagcgagataagaaatccttaacctccttgattaaatcaagtttggttccaaagatcaatatgttgTCGACATACAaacaaagaataactccttcgcccccaccatagcgatagtacacgcacttgtcaccatcatttactacaaagccggcagcagttaatgttctttcgaacttctcatgccactccttaggagcttgtttaaggccatataaagactttaataacttgcacacctttccttactgaccaggtactacaaaaccatctgcctgatccatgtaaatttcctccttcaactctccattgaggaaagccgtcttaacgtccatttgatgaatgagaagaccatgtgaggcagccagtgatagtagcatCCGAATTGTGATGAGTCTAGCCAtgggtgagtaagtatcaaagaagtcttcaccttctttctgggtataacccttggccacaagccgtgccttgtacttttcaatcgtaccatcaggtctaagcttcttcttgaacacccacttacatcctataggtttgcacccataaggacggtcagggatctcccaggtaccgttagctaagatggaatccatctcgctacgtacagcttccttccagttgtcagcatcaggagatgcatagacttctgaaatagtcctgggtgtgtcatccacgaggtacacaatgaaatcatcaccaaaagattctcaacgtgttccatcgcaatggtgggttcacgaattacagtgaattcctcactggatggagtaggtatctcctgatttgatgaactcgacatatccttcataggaaatatgtcctcaaaggcgtggcgtggcgtggcgtggcgtggcgagcgaggaggaggaggagcgcgcgtgtaggtctcctcttctcatgctcatacaagtggtagaagagctcaccttataaagaggtgcaactctctgtcaacttccggggtggtactaaactttagcctcactcactccactcacatgtgtgcatgaatgggacaagagaatttcagaattttagttgggctttgggccaaagacctactagcaaaattccaacacaTGGACCGGTTGAGGAGGAGCTCCTCCAGCGGCTTGTTGTAGATGTCGTCGCGGAAGTATATGTATGCCGTGTACTGCAGCCAGCTCATCTCCTTGCAGTTGGCACGTGTCACCATGAACTCCGGGAACCGGCTCCCCATCGTCGCCACCGCCGCGCTGCTGTTCGTCAGGGAGCACCGGCGCGACCGTTTGCCATTTGGTCACCGGCGCGACCGTTTACCGGCAGGGCATTCTCCTCCCTTTAGCCCATCTTCCTTTCCTAGCCCGACCCCAGCCGAGCTGGCACGTCTATACGACGCCTATTATGGATATGCCCACCCATGAGAGCACTTATGGCATGTAACTGGTTAGATGCTGTAAGTTCACTATTATCGCTGTCATCCCCCCACCCTTTGTCGATTTTGTAACGCGGCAGCTCATGTTTTAGCAAAGCCGAACATGATGCAGGATCATGTTGGTTCAAGTTCAATGTATCTGCTGACGTTATCAGGACTATAGTTTCTACTCAACAAATCTCAAATATGTGAATGATGATGCACATTATCTCGCAAAAAAAAGTGTGAATGATGCTGCCCATGATCTGAAAAAAAAACTTGTTGGTTTTGAATTCTATGCGGCTACGTTATATCTGTAGCACCAAAATTGTGCAGAAATCATTAGTTACGTACGGACTTTATGTTGACACATGTTATAACCTTTTTAGCTCATCAGAACTATTAGCAGTTACAATTTGGTCAAACACGATTGTTTTGTTTTGCACAGCTACACTAGCTACTCGTTGAAGGGAAGTGGCGGCACGCTCTGCTCGCTCTGGAAGTAGTCGCTGGCGTCCACCTTGCGCTTGATCTCGGCGAGTCTCCTAAAGTTCTCCGGGCCGAAATAGCTCTCGCCCCACACCTTGGCACTATCAACGCTTATCACGCCGTCGACCACCTTGTTCGCGCCGATGTCGAGGTCCCTGTAGTTCACGTATGCGCCCCTCGGGTTCTTGCTCACGTACGGCGTCATGAAGTTGTACAGGCTTCCGATCCAGTTAGGCGTAACGTTGCCCCCGACCTCTTTCCCGTTCCATAGCTCCACGTACTGGATGTTGTAGAGCACGCTGCTTCGGTGGGGGAACGGGATCTTGGCGGCGCCGATGCGGTCCATTATTCCACCGTGCGGCTCGAGGATGAGCTGCCCCGATGCTGCGCCGTTGGGCCAGAGGAAGATCTTCTTCCAGGTCTCCTTGGTGAGGGCTTTCTTGACGTAGTCGGACTTGTTCTTGACGAAGGGGCCCAGGGTCGTGGACCGGTTGAGGAGGAGCGCCTCCAGCGGCTTGCTGTTGATGGCGTCGCCGAAGTATATGTACGCCGTGTACTGCAGCCAGCTCATCTCCTTGCAGTCGGCGCTCGTCACCCCGAGCTCCGGGAACCGGCTGCGCATCGTCGCCACTGTCGTGCTGCAGTTGCCGAGGTACAGGGACTGGAAGTTGGCCTGGCTCTTCTGGATGACGACACGTACGCTGAGGTCGTCGGGGAGTGCCGGTGCGAGCGTTTGCCATTTGGTCACCGCGTCGACGGCGCCCTGCTCCATGGTCTTATATAGCATATATTCACCTCGTTATATAGCATAGATGTCTCTGCCCATATCGAGTAGGAAATAAATGTGGCCCAAAGATAAGGACTCTCCAATTTAATTACTACCTCGTTCAATAAAAAGATAAATATTAATTGGTCAAAGATAAATACTTATCAACATGGCTCTAACTATGGTAGAAAGTTAAAGGGGGCAGTGTTAGAAAGGAAAGCTTTTAATGAGTTTAAATTATCTCTTTGGATTCATTCAATTACTTTTGGGCTGCCTGGCATCCATTCCCAGCCCATATGTGGGCAGTATGGGGTTGCCCGGACGCGTCTGTCACGTCGGGCTATCGGCCAGGGCCCATTTAAAATCTTTTGAGAACATCCCCGACCTAGCCTGACCTGTCCCCTTTCTCTCCTCATTTTGCCTGATCCACATAACTGCCACCGTAGCTCCACCGTCATCCCCAACCCATAGCACCGTCACCAAAGGGCCCAATCAACAACGCCGCCGACTGTGCCATCACCGGACAAGGTCGCCGCCATCAGACGTTGCCCAGATACGTGCAACTTCTTTGGACATACTCCTCACGCTTTATGTGTTTGATGAAATGTCTGAATAGTATTTTATTCTTTGTTCATTCGTAGGCAAACGATGGATTCGTCGTCGGATGATAAGTATGGAAACAAGGAACTTGATGAGTTCATATGCAGATAGTTCATCAATTAGTTGAATTCGGACGGCGAAGATGCTGAAATATGACGACGAGCATCCAGGAAGAATTGGAGAAGCAATAAGAGCATGTGTTGAACATCAAAGGTTCGATAAAGAGTAGGAGAGTTATTCCCCGAGATAGTATTGCTGGCGCAAAGCTTCTCCATAAGTACTACTTCAAATCGGACCCGATGTACCATGAAGGTTTTTCGACGTCACTTCTGGATGAGCATAGATTTGTTCTTGCGCATAGTGAATGCCGTGGAGGAGGCTAATGACTACTTCAAGCAGACCAAGAATTTTTCGGGCAAGTTTCCTTCTCTCCCTTGCAGAAATGCACGACTGCTCTTAGGGCTGCTCTCAGGATGCTTGCTTATGTTAAGGCTGCAGATGGCATTGATGCTGAAATTTGAAGAGAAGAGACCACATGCCGGAATACCACGTTGCAATTTGCTTGCACCATGTTGAAGGTGTTTGGAGTGAAGTACTTGAGAGAACCAACTATCTAGGACACAGAAAGGGTAATGGTAATCGGAGCAACCAGAGGTTTTCTAGGTATGTTTAATTCAGTTGATTGCATGCGTTGGCATTGGAAGAATTGCCTCAAGGTTTGCGTGGGCAGTACTAAGGTCACACCAAAGAGGCCACCATCATGCTTGAAGCAGTGGCATCGAAGCAATTATGGAATTGGCATGCTTTCTTTGTCACAACTGGTTCTAATAATGACATGAATATGCTCCAAGGATATTATTTGCTCAAGAGACTTTGTGATGGGGATGCTCTGCATGCAACTACACCATCGATGGGCATAACTATAAATTGGGTACTACCTTGCCGATGATATCTATTCTTGATGGGCGATGCTTGTGCAGACTAAATCTTATATCCATCCTAGAAAGCAATGTCTCTTTGCACAAATGCAAGAAGGTGCTTGGAAGGATATGGAGAGGGCATTCAGAGCGCTCCATGATCATTGGGGTATTGTTCATGGATATGCAATTATGTGGGAACCCGAGAAACTTTGGCAGCTCATGACATGTTCTGtaatcttgcacaacatgattaTGGAGGATGAGGACGAAGGGGCAGCGCACACGCATGATTTTGAGAAGACCAGAATTCAGGTCTTCCTCCAAGAACATGAGGCGGAGCATGTTGTCTTCTTTCTTGTGATGCATCGACGACAATAAGACCAACAACTGCACATGCAACTTCTGAATGGTCTCCTGGATGTTATGTGATCCACTCTGGAAATCAATGATCTATGTATTTTATGTTCAGTATACATTGAAAACAAATTATATGTTTAAACTATGTATTTTTTTATTTACGGATAATATATATTCATGTGCATTATTTATTGTTTATGTCTAatgatcaatatgcatgtgtttAGATGGATTTGAGCTTTCAAAACTGGTGATTCTAGTTACAAACGAGGACATTGAAGGGGCGGACCAGCGCTGTCCGCGGATTCGATCTACAGATGAATAGGGACCCGAATTTGCCCGTCCATTTGTATATAGATGCCCTAAAACAATTCGACATATGCGGCTATCTGGTGGGATTCCTCCACGGGAGTCACTTTCAGGCCAGGTGGTTTTTTACTTGTTGAAAAGTCCAGCTCGTCAAAATTCCCCTTGCGTGGGTAACTTATGCATATTTGATTGAATACATATTTTCAGAAATTTCAAGCCCAACTTTTGAAATTTAAAGCTTCCATAATTTCCaaagtttcaaaaaaattgaaTCTCTTACAAATTTCAATGTTCGTACGAGAGATAAGGAAAATATAGATAACATAGATTGGCCTCTTTCACAGGAGAgaaacatgagagagagagagagagagagagagtcacATGGTAAACCCAATATTTTTGAGCAGCAATAGCGTATCCTAGCAGGCTGACCTCATTGGATGGTACGCCCTAAATATATCTATAACTTTTGAAAATATAAAATCATCTCAATTTTGTACTCCCTTCAGTCCTAAATATAGGTCTTTTTAGATATTTGAATATAGACTatatatggatgtatatagatatattttaggtgtagattcactcattttgctccgtatgtaatcaatattgaaaactctaaaaagacttatatttagaaatggaTGGAGTATAGTTTTTCTGCAATACTTAATATTTATTTAACTAACGTACTAATTATCGCTAGAATTGTAGAAATGCATGTTTAATGTCATTTCGTTCTGTAACCATCGCAAACTCTAAAAATTCTGAGAAGAGGATCATAACTGTCGTGGGGTGATAAATAATCCCATTTCAGGTCTCACTAGTCTTCTGTGGCTTGTCAAAAAAGTCAAAATCAATCAACAGGGTCCAAGGTGGTCAAAAAGCGTCCAACTGAATCAACAAATGTAAAAATAGTCAACAAAAGTCCAAGAAATGGTTAACAAGTCAACTGAGAAGCAAAATGAAAGGCCAAAGTCAACACAAAAAGAAAGGGAGCAACTAATCAAAGAGTACTAGTTTGGAAGCCCATTTGAGGTGGGCTGAGCCGCCACCACATGTCGTGCTCTTGGCGTTCCCtctattttttgtttttatttttattttttcgcACATGTTTTCGGCTTATTAGATGGGGTTTTCCTGGGTTTTTTTGGCTTTTCAAATTCTCACCGGTCTTTCTTACCTTCTGGGCAAAAACAATTTTGAAAATAAAATTGCACGAAAAACATGTTTGCGTTTTTTTTCACGAGAGGCATGGCCATGCCTCTTGGAAACATGAAAAAAGTgtgttttcctttttttcctttcgTGAGAGGCACATATTTACTTCTGCGAGAGGTATGGCCGTGCCTCTCAGAAATGAAAAAACttgttttctttttttcccttccacggaggcacggatttgcttccacgagaggcatgTATTTGCTTCCACAGGCCATGcatgcctctcggaaacggaaaaaatatgttttcttttcttttccttccatgagaggcacggccgtgcttGTCGGAATTGaaaaaaaaacacgttttctcATTTCCCTTCTGCGAGAGGCACTTGTTTGCTTCCGTTAGAGCCATGGGTTTGCTCCCGGTTCGATTTTTTCGTCCGGTTTCTTTGcgaaaaaagttcgtcaaaacctatcaacatggtgTCTAGTTTTGAAGTTGTCGACGTGAAGAGTCCAACAGTGAAAATGGTTTAAGATTTGAACGCACTgataaaatattttgaataaaAAGATTtacgaaaaaaagaaaaactctcaggttgcgacaagtggcgtgAGGAGGTGGGAGTGATCTTTGCAAAGAGTATTTCTTAATTAGTGATTTGACGAAAAGAAGGGGCAAAGAAACCCAAGTGCACGTGAGGCCCAAAGACTCAAAGCCCCGTTCATGCATGGATGAAGGAGGGTGGTGCTCCATAAACTAAGGACATCTCATGTTCGATTAGTCTTCATGGATTCCTGAACCTAGGAGTATCATACTACCTCTGCTGTTTAACAACCCCTAGCCTTGGTCATCTTACATTAAGCACAATATAACCGCACCTAACTCCTGCCCTTACAATGATTTGTGTTTTTGGCCATCCGTTTTCGCAATCTGGGGGTTCCTGGTTCGTC contains:
- the LOC125534802 gene encoding berberine bridge enzyme-like Cyn d 4, whose amino-acid sequence is MLYKTMEQGAVDAVTKWQTLAPALPDDLSVRVVIQKSQANFQSLYLGNCSTTVATMRSRFPELGVTSADCKEMSWLQYTAYIYFGDAINSKPLEALLLNRSTTLGPFVKNKSDYVKKALTKETWKKIFLWPNGAASGQLILEPHGGIMDRIGAAKIPFPHRSSVLYNIQYVELWNGKEVGGNVTPNWIGSLYNFMTPYVSKNPRGAYVNYRDLDIGANKVVDGVISVDSAKVWGESYFGPENFRRLAEIKRKVDASDYFQSEQSVPPLPFNE